In Armatimonadota bacterium, the genomic stretch ACTCGGTGAAGACAACTCTCCCCGATCCCGCTGTGGATGGGTTGAGGCAGTTGGTCGTTCAGGCTGAGAGTGAGCTAGCCCTTCAAAGACAAACGTACGAAGATACAGCTCCGGCTGTAGTGCGAGCTAAAGAGAAGCTGACGACCGCCCGTCGTCGACTTTCAGACGCTGAAAAGATGATTCGCACAGTTCCTGGAGCTGGAACCACAGGAATTGCACCGAGCTATACCGACACAGAATTAACGTTGATTCGGACCCAATCTCAGTCCAAGTCGCTTGAGAGTCAGCTAGGACCCATCAACCGAGCCATTCTCGAGTACGAGCAAAAGATGCTGAACATGCCCGGCATGGAGGCAACTTATCTTAACCTGGTTCGAAACCGGATGGTCAGTGAAGAGGACTATCAAAAATCGCAAAAGTGGGCGAGTGACTTGCGCACCGCGCGAGACTCGCGAACCACAACCATCGTTTCGAGTGCCGACCCGCGGCTCGTAGAGGCGGCAGGACCGGTCGCTCCAGACGTCAGAAAGTTTGTCACCCTCGGCCTGTTCCTCGGAGCCATGATCGGGCTGGCTTACTCCTTTGCAAGAGAGTCCTTCAAACTTCCAATCCATACCAGCTGGCAGCTCTCGGAAATGACGGCTCTTCCGGTGGCTGCGGCCATTCCTGCGCTTCCTGGGGCATTGGCTAAGCGCCATACGCAGATGATCAAAGATCCAGCATTCAAGCCGATCGAGAGCTTCAGGTTCATGGCGTTCAGCTTGCTTGCGCAAGAAAACCGCCCTAACGTGATCTTGTTCTCCGCCGTCGGAGACATGGTAGATTCCTCGATCGCGGCGGCAGAGTTTGCGGTTGCGATGTCCAAGACGGGTTCAAAGACTATATTGGTTGATGCTGATCTCAGAGCTTCGCGACTTAGCAAGGTCTTCGGATTGGAAGGCAGAAGCGGAGTTGCAGATATATTGGGCCGAACCATTCTCCCCGGAGAATCGACCGACCTATTTGTCAGCACCGAACACGACAATTTGACGATTCTCCCGGCTGGCACGATAAGTTCATCTGGAATGGCGGACGTGTTGACTTCTCACTTGCAAGCGATGATTGGTGATCTGCGGGATAAGGGTGATACTGTGGTGGTTCACTGTCCGCCGGTTGACGTATTTGCAGACTGCTCGCGCTTGTCCCAGTATGTCGATCACTGCTACATGGTAGTCAGTGCTAAGTCGACCAGCTACCGATCAATTCCCGTGGCACAAGAAATTCTCGAAAAGTCCGGGGCTAAGTTTGTTGGGATCGTACTCACTCAGGCGTCTCAGACAGACGAACCTTTCGGAAACTCCACATCCTACCGATCTAGAATCTGATGGCTTATCGAAGCACGACCGCCGCTCGATTACGCGCCCAGTCGCGCGGCGAGGGATTCTATGCCAAACGAGACGTAGCCAAACAGACGTTTGGCTACGGCAAGTGGTTTGTCGGCTGGTCGTACCTTAATGTCCTCTACTCGTTGATTATGACCACTACCTTTCACACGAGGTGGTTTGGAGGTTCTGGATGGCTGCTAACTCCGGTCGTCATTCTGAGTTGCATGTTGCAAGTTGCCTTGGGCAACTCGCTGTTCAAACTTCCGACGCGGGTTCCTTGGACAGTCTTTGGCCTCTTTCTTTTTTATGGCTATGCAATGACAACAAGCCTGATGGCGAACGTCGGGATTGCTCGTGAGGTTCAGTATTCGCTGGGTTGGGCGACAATGTGTCTGCTGTTTTATGCGGCGACGAGCTTGTCAGTCATCCAAGCCACGTTTATCAGCGAACGTTACCGAGAGCTTCTCAAATGGTCAATCATTTTTGTCGCTGTGGTCAGTGGACTCGTCGGGCTAGCTCAAAACTTCAATATCCTTAATCTTCGCGCAAGTTTTGCAGGACTTGAGAAGCAGCCTGAGGGTATCTATCGCCCCACGGGGCTCACAGACTACCCATCGCAGTTAGGTTTCCAAGCGACGATGGGTATGGCAATTTTGGGAGCACCGCTTTACTTCAGGAACCTCAAATGGTGGGAGTGGGGAGGCATTTGCTACTTCGTGCTGGTGATCCTGAGTGCTCAATATCGTTCCATGTACTATGCAGGGATCGGGCTGGGCCTAGTAAGTTTTGGGTACCTGATCTACAGAAGAGATAAGCCCCAATCAATGATTTTCAGCTTGGTTGCGGTCTGCCTCATCGCGTTACCGTTGATTGCATTTCCAAACAAGTTTGCCTACGGTCTTCGCGGGGCAAAGGATGACCCGGCCCTGAAAGCAAGACAAATTGCATGGAAGGAGGCCGAACCTGCCCAAATCATTCGCCCCCTCACGGGTATCGGACCCGATCCAAGCCTTATTCTTGCGACCGGAAACGTTTTAAACGGAGACAAGTACTCAACGACAGCCATTGACAATCTTTACATCACGACCCGAACATGCTACGGCTGGGTCGGCGTCGCGCTGGCTGGATTTTTTGTGTTGACGACTTTTGCCGGGTTGCTATACCGACTGCTACTTGGTTCCCGGGTAGCAGCTTCTTGGGCGGTCGCCTCGCTCCTCGCGTCGTGTTCGATTATGATTTTTAGCCTTACAGGAAACAGCGTCGTTTACACTTCCGTCGGGTGCACATCCGCTCTAGTCTTTAGCCTAACATCTCCAACCTGGCGAGAGGAAGCTGAGGCCTCAACACTAACGGATCAGTTTATTCGGCTTCGGACAACTCTAGCCAAGGGGCTTCGAACCCTCGGAATCAACATCGGATGACATTGAGTTCGTCCAACCGTGCGTCAGCGGCCGTGCTTCTGATGAGTTCGAAGTCGGTTGCGATCGTCTTGCAATTGGCGTTTATTCCTGTTTGTTTCAAGATTCTTGGTAAAGACGGAAACGGCTTCGCACTCTGGGTAATGAGTGTGAGGTCCATGATGCAGCTCATCGATCTAGACCTTCCGCAAGGTATTCGTCACATTATGATGGCGAATGCCCGGACAGATGAAAATCGCTTTTGGCGAAGTTTCCAGACCGGACTGACGATGAATGGTTGCGTCGGAATTGTTGGTGGCTTGCTATTGGGATTGGGATGGAGTCTTTTGGATGGGCCCCAGTACGACCAGTTCCGATCCATCATGCCGGTCATGTTCGGTTTGGCAGCCCTCCAGATGATCGTCGATTCGATTGGTTCCACGTTTTCACATCCTTTTTACGCAAAAGAAGAGTTTGCCCAGTTATCGATTAGTGGTGCGGTCGCGCCGAGCATCGCTTTGGTGTTTAACTTCATCCTCGTATTGGTGACTCGAAGTCCGGTCGCGATGTTGATGGCGGGGGTTTTCGAATCTCTACTCACAATGTCCATTACTCTTTACCTGTTCAAAAAGCGTTTTGGACTCGAACATCTTCGACCGGGCTTCGACCTCACTGTCGCAACTGACGTTTTACGCGTCGGTTTGAAAAGCTATCCCGGCAATATCTCCGGGAGAGTTGCTGGCACGGTTGATCGCGTCATCCTGGGGAGTGTGGCTGGGATGGATCTCCTCACAATCTATAACATCGCCACCAAGATCCCCCAGAGCTTGGCCCAAATCGTTGGTAGTGCAACCAGCATGATGGTTCCTGAGATGGTCCATGCCGCTCAAAATGAGCCAGAGACATTCCGCCACATCCTGCGTCGCAATGTTTCGTTTTTCTCCGTGCTGTACGCCTGCGCGATGGTCGTGTCTAGCGGATTCGCGGTTGTCATTCTCAAAGCATGGTTAAGAATTGACTATCCTGGATTTGCTGAATTAAGCATCTTGTTGGCGATTTACTACGCGCTGGAAATGAACTTCAGCACGATTACGACAGCGTTCTATGCTTTCAAACAAGCGCACTTGTTGTTTCCCTTCGCGCTGTGGAACGCGATTGTGACCGTAGCCGCTACAGGTCCGATGTCCAAGAAGTACGGGCTGATGGGATTGGGTTGGATGAACGCCTTCATCGACGTCGTTCAAATCGTCCCGATCCACTGGCTCCTAACCCGTACCGTCGTCCGTGATGACTCGATGTGGTGGTACATCCGTCGCCTGGTTTCGGCGATTGGGGCGGCGACTGTTATTGCGGTCGGAATCTCCTGGGCGCTTCGAGCTGTTCCAGTCGGGCGCGAAGCTGCGGCATTTGTAGTTCTGATGCCGGTGTCGAGCTTGGGAGCATTCGTTGTCGCAACTAGGCTCCGATTGGTCGAGTTACCGAATAGCGTTCGCGAAAAACTTGCCAGGCGCAAGTTGGCGGTCAAGCTCTTTGGCTCATCGGTTTTGGAACGTCCTGAGGACAATCTCAGCTGACTTGTCCCAGCCGAACTCCGTTGACCTTTCCAAACCGCGAGCGATCAGTTCGGGACGATTCTGTCGAGAGGCGGCCTTGATGAGGGCTTCGGCAATGTCTGCTTCATCGGTGGGGTTGAAGTAAACTGGCAGGTCACCGCCCACCTCTTGGAGGGCTCCGGTGTTACTGCTGCAAATTGGGCAGCCGTAAGTCATGGCCTCGAGAACAGGGATCCCAAAGCCTTCCTCTAAGCTCGCAGTTACGGCAAACTCTGCTGAGCGATAGAGCTTCACGAGGCTCTCATCCTCGACGTAACCCAGGAACACGACTCGTTCAGAGAGCCCACTCCGGGTGATTTCGTCAAAGATTTCGGTAGTTTTCCAACCTTTTCCGCCGGCGACGGCGAGGTTGATTCCCGCAAGAGCAGGGCTATTTGCGACTGCACTGAACGCGCGAAGCAGGCGGGGGAAATTCTTTCGAGGTTCCAGTGTGCTCACAGATAGAATGAACTTGCCAGCAGGCAACCCTAGCCCCTCACGATCCTCAGCGGACAAAGGCGAGAGGTTCTCACCGATTCTGGGTGGTTGACCAACCCCGAATGGCAGAGGCACGACTCGATCGAGCGGATACCGAAAGTGATTTGAGAATTGCTCAGCAGTATGGTGGCTGTTGGAGAACACAACCGAAGCATGTCGGGCCGAGTTGGCGTACATTTTTTGATGGATCACGCGGTCTTCTTCGGTATATGTGTCCGCAAAAGAGTGAAAAAAGATGTCGTGTATCAATGTCGCAGTCACAACTCCAGGAGTGCGAGGAACGTAGCCGCTGACCGAGAACCACGCCTTCAGGTTGTGACGCAAGGGCTCCAGATCACGCCCGATCAAGTGCCAGGTGCGATTTCGCTTCGAAGCACGTACGACCTTGACATGTGGCATCGCCAGCCAATGCTCAGCGATCGGTGCATCCGGTCGAACGAAGACCACGTACTCGTGCTCGGTGCGGCGTAGGATAGCTTCTAGTAGTTGCAGGCTACTTCGGGACACTCCGGCGTGTTTGCTGCCTTCAAAGAAGATATTAGTCGCTTGAAGTCCGAGTCTCATTGCAGATTGTAAACCTCTAATAGATCGCGCAAGTAGTTCTCTCGTGAACAAGGGTCTTGCCAGTAACGCTTGAAGGCATTTTCGCCAAGCCTTCGAATGAGTCCGTCGTCTTTTGTCTTCTCGAGCGCAGCCGTTAGAGATCCGGCGGTCTGGACGTTGAATGTTAGGCCGTTATCACCGTTAGTCACCCAGGAAGTCGCGGCACTGTGGTCGCCGATCACACAAGGGATACCCGCGGCGAGGCACTCCAGCACAACAAGCGAGGCGGTTTCGTACCATCCGGCATTCATAATCAGGCAGCGCGCGGTTTGTTGAATGATTGTCACATCATCCGGAGATCGCCAGCCAACGAACTCATGGTTTGAAAACTGTTTCTCGAGCTCTGCTCTCATCGGACCGTCGCCCACAAGTGTCAGCTTGACTCCAGCTTCATCAGCCGCTCGGAGAGCTACATCGGGGTCCTTCCCAGGAGTAAGTCTGCCGATCCAAATGTATCTGGTCCTGCTTGCCGGATCGAGTTGTTTCGTTGATGCGGGTTCGACGGGACAACGAAGAACTCTCAGTTTCGGCAGATCGCCGATCGTCTTGGCAAGAATCGTTCGCGTGAATGGTGAGGGGCAGATGATTGAAGTGAGGCGGTCTGCCAGGCGATGCTTGTAGAAAGCCGACTCGGCTCTTCTGAATCGAAACTGCTTGAGATTCTGGTCGAATTGGTCCATACAAGGACTCGCCTTACACTCGTTAGAGAGCGGTGAAAGGGTGCAGATACGATTTTCGGGGAAGTTAAAAAACGTGGTGTTTGGACACACTAGCCCGTAGTCGTGACTGTGGAGATGTGTGCGGAAGCCCTGATTAAGTGCTGAGGAAACAATCAAATGTGAAAAGTGAGTGTGGAAACCGTGAACGTGGACAACCGTGCACAGAGGGTCTAATCCGTCGAGAGCTGAGCGGAAAAGGGGAAGTAGGGAGGTGTCTCCTGAGCGAAGCGGGTAACTGAGAATTCTGTTCTTACTAAAGAACTTCTCCCAGACGACGGGCAGGTTTAGGGCGACCCCCGTGACTCCCGGAAGCGCGAGGTAGCTAGGTTCGATCTCGGGTGCTGAAGAGACGATGTGAACAGGGATTCCGTGCGAACTCAGAAGCTCGACGGTCTCAAACGCGACGCGCTCCGCACCTCCGGTTGGGCCGCCGCCTTCGACCACGATTACTACACTAGAGAAATTGTTCATGCGAGAAGTGGTTCGAAGAGTTCTAGAAGTCGGTCTACATACTGCTCGGTCGATCGTGGATTCGATTTGGACCAGGTCAGCGCATTTTCGCGCATCTTAGACCAAGTCGATTGGTTGTCGATCGCAATCATTTGCTCCGCGAGAGCTTCGGGAGTGACTTTTGACGCCACCAGCCCGGCCCCGGATTCAAGAACGACTTCGCTGGCTCCGACGTTAGTTGTTGAGATGACGGGGATGCCTCGATGGATTGCATCGACAACACTGAGACCAAAAGTCTCCCGCCATCGGGAAGGGATGACCAGGCAACGGAGGCGCTTCATTTCATCTTTCAACGGCTGATCCGAGAGCCAACCTGTGAAACGTGCTTCCGGGTGGGCTTTGCGAAGAGCTTCTTCCATTGCTCCGCCACCGATAACCAGCGCAGGGATCCCCGCGAGCC encodes the following:
- a CDS encoding glycosyltransferase family 1 protein — encoded protein: MRLGLQATNIFFEGSKHAGVSRSSLQLLEAILRRTEHEYVVFVRPDAPIAEHWLAMPHVKVVRASKRNRTWHLIGRDLEPLRHNLKAWFSVSGYVPRTPGVVTATLIHDIFFHSFADTYTEEDRVIHQKMYANSARHASVVFSNSHHTAEQFSNHFRYPLDRVVPLPFGVGQPPRIGENLSPLSAEDREGLGLPAGKFILSVSTLEPRKNFPRLLRAFSAVANSPALAGINLAVAGGKGWKTTEIFDEITRSGLSERVVFLGYVEDESLVKLYRSAEFAVTASLEEGFGIPVLEAMTYGCPICSSNTGALQEVGGDLPVYFNPTDEADIAEALIKAASRQNRPELIARGLERSTEFGWDKSAEIVLRTFQNR
- a CDS encoding lipopolysaccharide biosynthesis protein — its product is MTLSSSNRASAAVLLMSSKSVAIVLQLAFIPVCFKILGKDGNGFALWVMSVRSMMQLIDLDLPQGIRHIMMANARTDENRFWRSFQTGLTMNGCVGIVGGLLLGLGWSLLDGPQYDQFRSIMPVMFGLAALQMIVDSIGSTFSHPFYAKEEFAQLSISGAVAPSIALVFNFILVLVTRSPVAMLMAGVFESLLTMSITLYLFKKRFGLEHLRPGFDLTVATDVLRVGLKSYPGNISGRVAGTVDRVILGSVAGMDLLTIYNIATKIPQSLAQIVGSATSMMVPEMVHAAQNEPETFRHILRRNVSFFSVLYACAMVVSSGFAVVILKAWLRIDYPGFAELSILLAIYYALEMNFSTITTAFYAFKQAHLLFPFALWNAIVTVAATGPMSKKYGLMGLGWMNAFIDVVQIVPIHWLLTRTVVRDDSMWWYIRRLVSAIGAATVIAVGISWALRAVPVGREAAAFVVLMPVSSLGAFVVATRLRLVELPNSVREKLARRKLAVKLFGSSVLERPEDNLS
- a CDS encoding glycosyltransferase family 4 protein encodes the protein MNNFSSVVIVVEGGGPTGGAERVAFETVELLSSHGIPVHIVSSAPEIEPSYLALPGVTGVALNLPVVWEKFFSKNRILSYPLRSGDTSLLPLFRSALDGLDPLCTVVHVHGFHTHFSHLIVSSALNQGFRTHLHSHDYGLVCPNTTFFNFPENRICTLSPLSNECKASPCMDQFDQNLKQFRFRRAESAFYKHRLADRLTSIICPSPFTRTILAKTIGDLPKLRVLRCPVEPASTKQLDPASRTRYIWIGRLTPGKDPDVALRAADEAGVKLTLVGDGPMRAELEKQFSNHEFVGWRSPDDVTIIQQTARCLIMNAGWYETASLVVLECLAAGIPCVIGDHSAATSWVTNGDNGLTFNVQTAGSLTAALEKTKDDGLIRRLGENAFKRYWQDPCSRENYLRDLLEVYNLQ